From Anopheles coluzzii chromosome 3, AcolN3, whole genome shotgun sequence, the proteins below share one genomic window:
- the LOC120957509 gene encoding uncharacterized protein LOC120957509 isoform X1, which produces MIATIDRHVWIMFLSYLLLQCSLTHILPFTVVLASTIANPEHHNPHQQQQQQQQQPASNIEDLYHRILDDNEFSSHANVRFNRHSEARDRLAASAAATPSRWQDSTSTQRVNNNRKINLEPSHWSPVPKPSSVDSVMSDLDEPAADSDRAALEDVHEQRALFEREGLSAVLRDAETHGTVPHRVAPVDHFPAYRRHRRSLLRRRSIRLKESEGEKPAELEEASKKPQPNHAPQPTVDANSSVHPNLPRTSGVSSGTPGKASAPTVPRNTNDNGLASGPTSAKVEHLSTVTGTTERTIMALPPSSSSSASPSPHRAAAPHPAAIGIDSFNLLDDSVYIAPAHGLRNDSGGGASARLPTLGTDLTLDASGNIFGRENFDEQIIFLNGPDLLEPGSAEQGQPAGKVAREVAREVEIVGGGYVADEPQALPLRPIIRGPSDEHNVEEDNVVVVYADQHETVRLNCEVDADVTSSVWLKDGQIVHVMDKKSRTADIRFVREPLGGLTIANVMLEDDGVWQCEAENARGFFFNGRPIKLIVLDPPKEPYLLIDSRRLDAGNMFIPVKENSELALACVSEGGNPKPTLTWEVLLSPGIDRHAQKISSEVLELQEIQKDKQDKEPYKINAGAVSEVKLPAVFRVHHNARILCIMEHPTLKVRQNASILLDVQYTPSFAITRTPGFGYPLREGIEVSLKCDVDSNPPSTPLWQKDDGDPPVPQTGDGFLNFSSIRREHSGWYKCTSRHLNFQYSSIGYYLSVRYEPVDVTSEPVEQDLPMSPSSSSSSSSSASSSSSSSSSSVSMPSPGSSLPGGSPNGAVSQSGAAGTDQTGTNPFKAGQMEVELGGSVTLQCPQGSLGCWSHLDPMTARLKGLGAGIYTPTGQFSLKDVVYQDAGTYKCVGQNANNRKKLEVLQTVSIAVKGAPSVSARNMTPVAYPGSPLHLSVEFCANPPAYAARWLHGDRVYTPGNQYGTDVLAYGFIDLPTPFCKEARLTYVHMHEKVPRTFYFIVSSPGGVAEAVFKVNYTLKHKQMGSGASGAGSGTFGSPFSLSSSVSSSSGSGTTVTGGSSGYKINTNTINTVPGNGLDDDEELMEPEEIHFPIFGTGGSAGGRGWVLHAAVLAASSLPLIVMAVSSSPYYCL; this is translated from the exons GCTCGTTAACACACATCCTCCCCTTTACGGTGGTGCTGGCCAGCACCATTGCCAATCCGGAGCATCACAACccacatcaacagcagcagcagcagcagcagcagccagcaagCAATATAGAAGATCTATACCACCGAATACTAGATGACAACGAATTTAGCTCCCATGCCAACGTCCGGTTCAACCGGCACAGTGAGGCACGGGACCGGCTGGccgcctccgccgccgccacacCATCCCGCTGGCAGGACTCCACGTCCACACAGCGCGTCAACAACAATCGTAAGATTAATCTGGAACCCAGCCACTGGAGCCCAGTCCccaaaccctccagcgtaGATAGCGTAATGAGCGACCTGGACGAGCCCGCAGCGGACAGCGACCGAGCCGCACTCGAGGACGTGCACGAGCAGCGAGCGCTGTTCGAGCGGGAAGGCCTTAGCGCCGTGCTGCGTGATGCCGAGACGCACGGTACCGTCCCGCACCGGGTCGCACCGGTCGATCACTTTCCCGCCTATCGCCGGCATCGCCGATCGTTGCTGAGAAGGCGCTCGATCCGGTTGAAGGAGTCGGAGGGCGAAAAGCCGGCCGAGCTCGAAGAAGCTTCCAAGAAACCGCAACCAAACCACGCACCACAACCAACCGTGGATGCTAATTCCAGCGTACATCCTAACCTGCCCCGAACGTCCGGTGTGTCTTCAGGCACTCCAGGCAAGGCATCGGCGCCTACCGTGCCGCGAAACACCAACGACAACGGCTTGGCGAGTGGGCCGACCAGTGCCAAAGTCGAACACCTTTCAACCGTGACCGGTACGACCGAGCGAACAATTATGGCGTtgccaccgtcgtcgtcgtcgtcagcgTCCCCTTCACCACACCGTGCTGCTGCACCACATCCGGCCGCCATCGGCATCGACAGTTTCAATCTGCTCGACGACAGCGTCTACATTGCGCCCGCCCACGGTCTGCGCAATGACAGTGGCGGAGGCGCATCGGCCCGCTTGCCCACCCTCGGCACCGACCTGACGCTTGACGCGAGCGGGAACATTTTCGGTCGCGAAAACTTCGACGAGCAAATTATCTTTCTCAATGGACCGGATCTGCTGGAGCCGGGCAGCGCCGAGCAGGGCCAGCCGGCCGGAAAGGTGGCACGGGAAGTCGCCCGTGAGGTGGAGATCGTTGGCGGGGGTTACGTGGCGGACGAGCCGCAAGCGCTGCCACTACGGCCGATTATCCGCGGCCCGTCCGATGAGCACAATGTGGAGGAGGAcaacgtggtggtggtgtacgcCGACCAGCACGAAACGGTCCGGTTGAACTGTGAGGTCGATGCCGACGTCACCTCGAGCGTGTGGCTCAAGGACGGCCAGATAGTGCACGTGATGGACAAAAAGTCACGCACCGCGGACATCCGGTTCGTGCGGGAGCCGCTCGGCGGGCTGACCATCGCGAACGTGATGCTGGAGGACGATGGCGTGTGGCAGTGTGAGGCGGAGAATGCGCGCGGCTTCTTCTTCAACGGCCGGCCCATAAAGCTGATCGTGCTGG ATCCACCGAAGGAACCGTACCTGCTGATCGATTCCCGCCGGCTCGATGCGGGCAACATGTTCATCCCGGTGAAGGAAAACTCCGAGCTGGCGCTTGCCTGCGTCAGCGAGGGCGGCAACCCGAAGCCCACCCTCACGTGGGAGGTGCTGCTCAGCCCCGGCATCGACCGGCATGCACAGAAAATTTCCAGCGAAGTACTGGAGCTGCAGGAGATCCAGAAGGATAAG CAGGATAAGGAACCGTACAAGATCAATGCCGGCGCCGTGTCGGAGGTGAAGCTGCCCGCCGTCTTCCGGGTGCACCACAACGCCCGCATCCTCTGCATCATGGAGCATCCGACGCTGAAAGTGCGCCAAAACGCATCGATCCTGCTCGATGTGCAGT ACACACCCTCGTTCGCCATCACGCGCACGCCCGGGTTCGGCTATCCGCTGCGGGAAGGGATCGAAGTTTCGCTCAAGTGCGATGTCGATTCGAACCCACCGAGCACGCCGCTGTGGCAGAAGGACGATGGTGATCCGCCGGTGCCGCAGACGGGCGACGGCTTTCTCAACTTTAGCTCGATCCGGCGCGAACACTCCGGCTGGTACAAGTGCACCTCGAGGCATCTCAACTTTCAGTACTCGAGCATCGGATATTATCTCAGCGTGCGAT ACGAACCAGTGGACGTAACATCCGAACCGGTCGAGCAGGATCTTCCAATGTCACCGTCTTCCTCCAgttcctcctcgtcctccgcctcctcatcctcctcgTCTTCCTCATCGTCCGTCTCGATGCCATCGCCCGGGAGCTCTCTTCCGGGAGGATCACCCAACGGAGCCGTCTCCCAGTCGGGCGCCGCTGGCACAGATCAAACCGGAACCAATCCCTTCAAAGCGGGTCAGATGGAAGTTGAGCTCGGTGGCTCCGTGACCCTGCAGTGTCCACAAG GTTCGCTCGGTTGCTGGTCCCATCTGGATCCAATGACGGCCCGGCTGAAAGGGCTCGGGGCCGGTATCTACACACCCACGGGGCAGTTTTCCCTCAAGGATGTCGTGTACCAGGACGCCGGGACGTACAAATGCGTCGGCCAGAATgcaaacaatcgcaaaaagCTCGAAGTGCTACAAACCGTCTCCATTGCCGTCAAAG GAGCTCCGAGTGTAAGTGCTCGCAACATGACACCCGTCGCCTACCCGGGCTCGCCGCTCCATCTGTCGGTGGAGTTCTGTGCCAACCCGCCGGCGTATGCGGCCCGCTGGCTGCACGGCGATCGGGTCTACACGCCCGGCAACCAGTACGGGACGGACGTGCTCGCCTATGGTTTCATC gaCTTACCGACACCATTCTGCAAGGAGGCACGTCTGACCTACGTGCACATGCACGAGAAGGTCCCGCGAACGTTCTACTTCATCGTGTCCTCGCCCGGCGGCGTCGCGGAAGCGGTCTTCAAAGTCAACTACACGCTCAAACACAAGCAGATGGGATCGGGTGCGTCCGGTGCCGGTTCCGGTACCTTCGGTAGTCCCTTCTCCCTTTCCTCCTCTGTTTCATCGTCCTCCGGTTCGGGTACCACCGTTACCGGGGGCAGCTCGGGATACAAGATCAACACCAACACGATCAACACCGTGCCGGGCAACGGGCTGGACGATGACGAGGAGCTGATGGAGCCGGAAGAGATACACTTCCCCATCTTCGGCACGGGTGGCAGTGCGGGTGGCCGTGGATGGGTGCTTCATGCGGCCGTTCTTGCCGCGAGCAGTTTGCCACTCATCGTGATGGCAGTCAGCAGCAGTCCTTATTATTGTCTATAG
- the LOC120957509 gene encoding uncharacterized protein LOC120957509 isoform X2 — MIATIDRHVWIMFLSYLLLQCSLTHILPFTVVLASTIANPEHHNPHQQQQQQQQQPASNIEDLYHRILDDNEFSSHANVRFNRHSEARDRLAASAAATPSRWQDSTSTQRVNNNRKINLEPSHWSPVPKPSSVDSVMSDLDEPAADSDRAALEDVHEQRALFEREGLSAVLRDAETHGTVPHRVAPVDHFPAYRRHRRSLLRRRSIRLKESEGEKPAELEEASKKPQPNHAPQPTVDANSSVHPNLPRTSGVSSGTPGKASAPTVPRNTNDNGLASGPTSAKVEHLSTVTGTTERTIMALPPSSSSSASPSPHRAAAPHPAAIGIDSFNLLDDSVYIAPAHGLRNDSGGGASARLPTLGTDLTLDASGNIFGRENFDEQIIFLNGPDLLEPGSAEQGQPAGKVAREVAREVEIVGGGYVADEPQALPLRPIIRGPSDEHNVEEDNVVVVYADQHETVRLNCEVDADVTSSVWLKDGQIVHVMDKKSRTADIRFVREPLGGLTIANVMLEDDGVWQCEAENARGFFFNGRPIKLIVLDPPKEPYLLIDSRRLDAGNMFIPVKENSELALACVSEGGNPKPTLTWEVLLSPGIDRHAQKISSEVLELQEIQKDKDKEPYKINAGAVSEVKLPAVFRVHHNARILCIMEHPTLKVRQNASILLDVQYTPSFAITRTPGFGYPLREGIEVSLKCDVDSNPPSTPLWQKDDGDPPVPQTGDGFLNFSSIRREHSGWYKCTSRHLNFQYSSIGYYLSVRYEPVDVTSEPVEQDLPMSPSSSSSSSSSASSSSSSSSSSVSMPSPGSSLPGGSPNGAVSQSGAAGTDQTGTNPFKAGQMEVELGGSVTLQCPQGSLGCWSHLDPMTARLKGLGAGIYTPTGQFSLKDVVYQDAGTYKCVGQNANNRKKLEVLQTVSIAVKGAPSVSARNMTPVAYPGSPLHLSVEFCANPPAYAARWLHGDRVYTPGNQYGTDVLAYGFIDLPTPFCKEARLTYVHMHEKVPRTFYFIVSSPGGVAEAVFKVNYTLKHKQMGSGASGAGSGTFGSPFSLSSSVSSSSGSGTTVTGGSSGYKINTNTINTVPGNGLDDDEELMEPEEIHFPIFGTGGSAGGRGWVLHAAVLAASSLPLIVMAVSSSPYYCL, encoded by the exons GCTCGTTAACACACATCCTCCCCTTTACGGTGGTGCTGGCCAGCACCATTGCCAATCCGGAGCATCACAACccacatcaacagcagcagcagcagcagcagcagccagcaagCAATATAGAAGATCTATACCACCGAATACTAGATGACAACGAATTTAGCTCCCATGCCAACGTCCGGTTCAACCGGCACAGTGAGGCACGGGACCGGCTGGccgcctccgccgccgccacacCATCCCGCTGGCAGGACTCCACGTCCACACAGCGCGTCAACAACAATCGTAAGATTAATCTGGAACCCAGCCACTGGAGCCCAGTCCccaaaccctccagcgtaGATAGCGTAATGAGCGACCTGGACGAGCCCGCAGCGGACAGCGACCGAGCCGCACTCGAGGACGTGCACGAGCAGCGAGCGCTGTTCGAGCGGGAAGGCCTTAGCGCCGTGCTGCGTGATGCCGAGACGCACGGTACCGTCCCGCACCGGGTCGCACCGGTCGATCACTTTCCCGCCTATCGCCGGCATCGCCGATCGTTGCTGAGAAGGCGCTCGATCCGGTTGAAGGAGTCGGAGGGCGAAAAGCCGGCCGAGCTCGAAGAAGCTTCCAAGAAACCGCAACCAAACCACGCACCACAACCAACCGTGGATGCTAATTCCAGCGTACATCCTAACCTGCCCCGAACGTCCGGTGTGTCTTCAGGCACTCCAGGCAAGGCATCGGCGCCTACCGTGCCGCGAAACACCAACGACAACGGCTTGGCGAGTGGGCCGACCAGTGCCAAAGTCGAACACCTTTCAACCGTGACCGGTACGACCGAGCGAACAATTATGGCGTtgccaccgtcgtcgtcgtcgtcagcgTCCCCTTCACCACACCGTGCTGCTGCACCACATCCGGCCGCCATCGGCATCGACAGTTTCAATCTGCTCGACGACAGCGTCTACATTGCGCCCGCCCACGGTCTGCGCAATGACAGTGGCGGAGGCGCATCGGCCCGCTTGCCCACCCTCGGCACCGACCTGACGCTTGACGCGAGCGGGAACATTTTCGGTCGCGAAAACTTCGACGAGCAAATTATCTTTCTCAATGGACCGGATCTGCTGGAGCCGGGCAGCGCCGAGCAGGGCCAGCCGGCCGGAAAGGTGGCACGGGAAGTCGCCCGTGAGGTGGAGATCGTTGGCGGGGGTTACGTGGCGGACGAGCCGCAAGCGCTGCCACTACGGCCGATTATCCGCGGCCCGTCCGATGAGCACAATGTGGAGGAGGAcaacgtggtggtggtgtacgcCGACCAGCACGAAACGGTCCGGTTGAACTGTGAGGTCGATGCCGACGTCACCTCGAGCGTGTGGCTCAAGGACGGCCAGATAGTGCACGTGATGGACAAAAAGTCACGCACCGCGGACATCCGGTTCGTGCGGGAGCCGCTCGGCGGGCTGACCATCGCGAACGTGATGCTGGAGGACGATGGCGTGTGGCAGTGTGAGGCGGAGAATGCGCGCGGCTTCTTCTTCAACGGCCGGCCCATAAAGCTGATCGTGCTGG ATCCACCGAAGGAACCGTACCTGCTGATCGATTCCCGCCGGCTCGATGCGGGCAACATGTTCATCCCGGTGAAGGAAAACTCCGAGCTGGCGCTTGCCTGCGTCAGCGAGGGCGGCAACCCGAAGCCCACCCTCACGTGGGAGGTGCTGCTCAGCCCCGGCATCGACCGGCATGCACAGAAAATTTCCAGCGAAGTACTGGAGCTGCAGGAGATCCAGAAGGATAAG GATAAGGAACCGTACAAGATCAATGCCGGCGCCGTGTCGGAGGTGAAGCTGCCCGCCGTCTTCCGGGTGCACCACAACGCCCGCATCCTCTGCATCATGGAGCATCCGACGCTGAAAGTGCGCCAAAACGCATCGATCCTGCTCGATGTGCAGT ACACACCCTCGTTCGCCATCACGCGCACGCCCGGGTTCGGCTATCCGCTGCGGGAAGGGATCGAAGTTTCGCTCAAGTGCGATGTCGATTCGAACCCACCGAGCACGCCGCTGTGGCAGAAGGACGATGGTGATCCGCCGGTGCCGCAGACGGGCGACGGCTTTCTCAACTTTAGCTCGATCCGGCGCGAACACTCCGGCTGGTACAAGTGCACCTCGAGGCATCTCAACTTTCAGTACTCGAGCATCGGATATTATCTCAGCGTGCGAT ACGAACCAGTGGACGTAACATCCGAACCGGTCGAGCAGGATCTTCCAATGTCACCGTCTTCCTCCAgttcctcctcgtcctccgcctcctcatcctcctcgTCTTCCTCATCGTCCGTCTCGATGCCATCGCCCGGGAGCTCTCTTCCGGGAGGATCACCCAACGGAGCCGTCTCCCAGTCGGGCGCCGCTGGCACAGATCAAACCGGAACCAATCCCTTCAAAGCGGGTCAGATGGAAGTTGAGCTCGGTGGCTCCGTGACCCTGCAGTGTCCACAAG GTTCGCTCGGTTGCTGGTCCCATCTGGATCCAATGACGGCCCGGCTGAAAGGGCTCGGGGCCGGTATCTACACACCCACGGGGCAGTTTTCCCTCAAGGATGTCGTGTACCAGGACGCCGGGACGTACAAATGCGTCGGCCAGAATgcaaacaatcgcaaaaagCTCGAAGTGCTACAAACCGTCTCCATTGCCGTCAAAG GAGCTCCGAGTGTAAGTGCTCGCAACATGACACCCGTCGCCTACCCGGGCTCGCCGCTCCATCTGTCGGTGGAGTTCTGTGCCAACCCGCCGGCGTATGCGGCCCGCTGGCTGCACGGCGATCGGGTCTACACGCCCGGCAACCAGTACGGGACGGACGTGCTCGCCTATGGTTTCATC gaCTTACCGACACCATTCTGCAAGGAGGCACGTCTGACCTACGTGCACATGCACGAGAAGGTCCCGCGAACGTTCTACTTCATCGTGTCCTCGCCCGGCGGCGTCGCGGAAGCGGTCTTCAAAGTCAACTACACGCTCAAACACAAGCAGATGGGATCGGGTGCGTCCGGTGCCGGTTCCGGTACCTTCGGTAGTCCCTTCTCCCTTTCCTCCTCTGTTTCATCGTCCTCCGGTTCGGGTACCACCGTTACCGGGGGCAGCTCGGGATACAAGATCAACACCAACACGATCAACACCGTGCCGGGCAACGGGCTGGACGATGACGAGGAGCTGATGGAGCCGGAAGAGATACACTTCCCCATCTTCGGCACGGGTGGCAGTGCGGGTGGCCGTGGATGGGTGCTTCATGCGGCCGTTCTTGCCGCGAGCAGTTTGCCACTCATCGTGATGGCAGTCAGCAGCAGTCCTTATTATTGTCTATAG